In Aminiphilus circumscriptus DSM 16581, the sequence TTTCTATTCTACGATAAACAAAAGGTCTGACTGGGACCTAATTCTTCAAGAAAGATATGGAAAATATACTCCAAATTTTGTAAAAATACTTTTTGCATTTTTTGAATCTATGTTTAAATATAATATTTATTTTATTTCGTCAGATGGTTTTTTTCTTGGGGGCACTCCATACTGGTGGCTCGAGAATATTTTATTGAAGATTGCAGGTAAGAAAATTGTTTTATTGCCTTATGGCTCGGACTCTTATGTATATCGCCGAATACGTTCTTTGGACACGATTCATGCATTGATGATATCCTATCCTCAGGCTGCTCGCAAACAGGAGTGGATTGCTACACGTGTCGAATATTGGTGTAGAAATGCAGATGTTGTTATACCACACTTTATGGGGCCAGATGGGTTTGGGAGGTGGGATATCCTTGTTCCCAACATATTCGCTCTTGATCTTTCATTGTGGACAAGTTCAACAAAAAAAAGCACTGCCAATGGCCATAATGGATCGGTCGTTATTGTTCATGCACCTAATCATAGAGGTTTTAAGGGAACGGAATTTATTATTGATTCTATTGAACAACTAAAATCTGAAGGGTTAAATATAGAGTTTTTGTTAATTGAAAAAAAGCAGAACGATGAAGTCCGAGAAATACTCACTCAAAAAGCAGATATTTTAATTGAGCAAATAATTGCCACAGCCTACGCGCTCAACGCAATTGAGGGTATGGCCTGCAGTTTGCCTGTCATTTCCAACCTCGAAGACGACGCGCTGTTCCGCCCCTTCCGTCGCTGGTCGTATTTCTTGGAGTGCCCTATCGTTTCCGCGAGCCCGGAGACGCTTACGGATGTGTTGCGGAAACTGGTGACGCGCCCGGAGCTTCGTCATCAACTCGGTAGAGCAGGACGTGAATATGTGGAGAAATATCATGGACTTGACTTTGCACAGCATATGTTCAGCGCGGTGATCGAACATCTATACGGCCGAATGGATGCGCACACGCTGCTCAATCTTTACAATCCTCGCACAAGCGAGTATTGCAAGCGTAGGCCAAAGGTGAAGCATCCGTTGGTTAACAACAGGATTGTGGATTAATGTTCAGAAGTTTGATGAAAGACACGTTCATTTACGGGGGTGGCGACCTCGTCCTCAGACTGGTTGCTTTTGTCTCGTTTCCAATCATTGCGGCGGCTCTTTCGCCGAAAGTCTTTGGTGCATTGGAACTATTGGGAACTGCAACAGCACTCTTTGGGCTTTTTGTGAATTGTGGTTTAAATAACGCCGTGCAGC encodes:
- a CDS encoding aminotransferase, whose translation is MKKEMLYFFKKFLLKTLAFLCFPIFFFLGMLLALFARYFLPASTKSPSLVWGVTPIISNAYWSKAMSIMGYQSHTFTNGFYSTINKRSDWDLILQERYGKYTPNFVKILFAFFESMFKYNIYFISSDGFFLGGTPYWWLENILLKIAGKKIVLLPYGSDSYVYRRIRSLDTIHALMISYPQAARKQEWIATRVEYWCRNADVVIPHFMGPDGFGRWDILVPNIFALDLSLWTSSTKKSTANGHNGSVVIVHAPNHRGFKGTEFIIDSIEQLKSEGLNIEFLLIEKKQNDEVREILTQKADILIEQIIATAYALNAIEGMACSLPVISNLEDDALFRPFRRWSYFLECPIVSASPETLTDVLRKLVTRPELRHQLGRAGREYVEKYHGLDFAQHMFSAVIEHLYGRMDAHTLLNLYNPRTSEYCKRRPKVKHPLVNNRIVD